Proteins encoded in a region of the Dasypus novemcinctus isolate mDasNov1 chromosome 24, mDasNov1.1.hap2, whole genome shotgun sequence genome:
- the CST11 gene encoding cystatin-11 codes for MASGGAMARPQQAPRLLLAILVTLVAFSYEARKKSFIMVYEVSAVDTYAADTIEFTINKFNKESNDEYNFRVVRVLKLLKQVTDHMEFIMDLEMRRTKCLKKESHNCPFQEGNLYKQIRCSFTVFTIPWFEKYKILKKNCTDV; via the exons ATGGCCAGTGGAGGGGCCATGGCCAGACCTCAGCAGGCCCCGCGGCTCCTTCTGGCCATCCTGGTGACCCTGGTGGCCTTTTCCTATGAAGCAAGGAAAAAATCCTTTATCATGGTCTATGAAGTGTCTGCAGTGGACACCTACGCGGCAGATACTATAGAGTTTACGATCAACAAGTTCAACAAGGAAAGTAACGACGAATACAATTTTCGGGTCGTCCGAGTCCTGAAGCTCCTGAAGCAG GTCACGGATCATATGGAGTTTATAATGGATCTTGAAATGCGGCGGACCAAGTGTCTCAAGAAAGAGTCCCACAACTGTCCCTTTCAGGAAGGGAATCTTTACAAG caaatCAGGTGCAGTTTCACAGTGTTTACTATTCCTTGgtttgaaaaatacaaaattctgAAGAAAAACTGCACCGATGTCTAG